The following is a genomic window from Romeriopsis navalis LEGE 11480.
CTTCTTGCAGACTTTGAATTACGGCAGCCGATCGTTGGTGGGCTGCCGCCACCGTCTGTAGCTCCAGCTCCAATGACTGCGTGCGCTCCGCAATTGCCGTTTCGATTGATTCGTATAAATCTTTGGATTTTTGCTGTGCAACATCCAGGGCCTGGAGCCGCTGCACATCGACTGCCTGCAACTGCTCGACTTGCTGACCGAGAGCAGTCATTTGCTGTGATTGATGATGATTAATTGTCAGCAGATCACTATATTCGGCATGGGACTTGGCGATCGCCTGAGACGTCTCCTCCCATTTTTGTTGCAATAGCTTGTACTTGCTTTGTTGCTTGCGCAACTGGTTCAAAGCCGCGACTAGCATAACGGTCAGACAAACAACGGGGAGCGCAAATAAATAAGTCATAACGATCGACCGAACGCGCAACGACACCTACCTGTGATCGGATTTTAGCGAATTAATTCAAAAGTCGTGGGCCGAAAAACCGCGCGTGCTTGTTCAGAACCGACGGCTGTCATCGCACTTGAGCCAAACTACGGTCGCACTCATACCTGTCATTAGCAGAATTAATGCAAGCTTTGTTGCAGAATCGTTACAAAGCTGTTACATTTATTTACATAAGGTTACAAAGTGCCTAAAGGTTAAACGAAAGACCTGCACCAGTCCACTCCGTAGCGCATCGCTACCTGGCGTGGGTCAACGTTAGTCTTTCGCTTCACGGTTACGACTCTCTCTCTCAAATTTACTTACGAGGATCTCATCATGTTTGCACCCATCGTTTTGCTAGTCGCTCAAGTGCTTGGTCGTAAGGAACTGAATCAGATGCGTGGTAAGGCCATCGCCGCTCATTCCAAAGTGATCACGAAGGTCTGCAATCGGTTTGGCATTGATACGAAATCCCGTCAAAGCATGATTCGGACGGCCCGCGACAATGGTAAGAAGCTCGGTTTGCTTGCCTAAACGACACGCTCCCCTTCCATCACTTAAAACAGCAATCCGCGCCGCGATCAGAGTCTCGATCGTGGCGCTTTTTTCGAGCCCATCACCCACATCCATACGGACTTTATCTAAGGTGCAAGCGGCATACCTCAAGCGGCGGCGTGAGCAGTAACAAACCGACTTAGCAGTAACAAACTGGCTTAAACAGCAGCCTGCGCCGATCAATCTGCAGCGGAAAATTCTCCTTGAGGGAATTTCTCAATTTCGCTTCCGCTTTCCCAGCAACCCTGGCATAATATTGCGACCGTTTCAAAAGCCTCGCCTCCATGCCACGCACACCGACCGCCAAGTCCAAGCCACTAGACGGAGCAGTCATCCCCGTCCCAGAAGAAATTAATTTCGATCTACAGCTCCCGGATCCAGAAGACAGCAAGATTTCCGAAGCAGAATTTCAGCAACAAATTAATTTAGCCTGGCAAGTGTGCGATCGGATTGACTTACAAACCGACGTTTGGCGTGGCAAGATTCTCCGCACCGTGCGCGATCGCGAAAAACAGCTCGGGGAAGACCGGGGCATGGGCTTCCTCAACTGGCTCAAAGATCGCGAGATCAGCAAAAGTCACGCTTATAACTTGATCGAACTCGCCAATAGTGCGGACGAAATGTTGTCCGAAGGCTACCTCGAAGAAACCGATGTAAATCAATTCACCAAACGGGCGTTTGTGGAAACGGCACAGGCCGCTCCGGAAGTGCGACAAATGATCGCGGATACCGCCAAGCAGGGCAATAAAGTTACCCGCCGCGAAGTCCGGCAGCTCTCGGATGAATGGACAGCCATGACTTCCGACTTACTGCCCGAAACTGTCCGCGAAAAGGCCGCCAATCAAACTATTCCAGCGCGTTACCTCGCGCCGCTGGTAAAGCAGATGGAAAAACTGCCAGAAGTGCATCAGGTTTCACTGCGCGACACGGTGGAAGAATGCCCTGATGTCGATACGCTAAAACAAGTCACGGCCGAAGCCCGCTATCTCGCCCGCTATCTCGAATCCGCCACCCAGGTTCAGGTGCTTGCCAATAGCAACCTCGACCTCGAAACGGCACTGGAAGAAGCCTTACGCTTAGGCTGCCTCAATTCCACGGCCGATTTAGTCAATCAGGCAGCACAGATGGAGCAATTAGTCACGAAGCTCCACGCCACATGGCGGCGGATTAATCAGCTCACCGATCGACTTTATGTGGATACTGGCGCCAGCACGCCCCATCTCCGTTCCATGCTCAGTTCCCTTGAACGACTCAGCGGTGAGTCGATCGATGTGACGATTGGTGATCCCACCGGCGAAGGTTGGTCCCGGGAAATCCGGGTCAAGATTGAAGACGATCGCGAAGATGAAGCACCGGTCGAGACTGGAGACTGGGAATAATCGATCGATTATCTGACTTTCACAACGATTTGGGGTGATTCGTCCGGATAGCGAGCAAGGTAGGATGAAACGAAGGGATAAAGCTCCCCATCTCTATTACCTTTACGTTATGCCTGTTTCATTCTCCTCTCATCGCATCGCCCCAGCGATGCTGCGATGTCTGTCGGTCGCGATCCTGCTCGGAGCCCCAAGTGTTACGTTACTCGATGCAGCACCCGCCTTGACCCAGAAACCAACTAAATCGATCTGGAAGGTATTTAAGTCTGATGCCGGGGGGTTTAGTTTATTGATGCCGGGCCAGCCGATCGAATCTCAAAGTGATGGCGTCACCTCCTACAGTGTGACACGCGCCAAAGAAGCCGTTACCTATACGGTTTCATTCATCGACTTTCCGGTCAACCCAACCCAGGAGAAAAACGGCATTACCGAAGCCTTCACAGGGATCAAAGACGGCATTGTCGAAGAAGGTGGCAAAATTAGCCAAGAACAAACCGTCGCGATCAAAGGCTTTCCCGGCAAAGAACTCCGAGTCTCAATGCCCGATGGGGCACTCACAAGGGTCCGCAGCTACATTGTCGGCAAACGACTCTATTTAGTCATGGCTTCAACCAATAATGAGAAGAACTTGAAACGTAGTCTCCAAGGATTTCTTGATTCATTCCGGGTAAAGCCAGAAGTGATTCCCGAGGCAATCCCGGAGAAAGCACCACTACCAAAAAGTTTTACCCCAAAACCCAGTCGTCCACCAGCGGCAACGCCCAGCACCGCACCCACAGTCGCGCCATCGCCAGCCGCCACACCATCACCAGCGACAGATGCGTCCACTGAAGCCAGTGCCAGCTTAAGGTCGGCATCGCAAGTATTTTGTTAATTGTTAGGACAATCCAATAATGGATCAAACACAAGCCACATATCCCAAGGGGAGTGCGCTCTACCGTGGCTGGCATGCCCTAGAGCGCAAGCTGGGCGGCATGGATATTGTTGATTTTGACTTAATCGCATCGACGGAGTGCGCCACATTCACCTCCAGGAATCAGGTATTACTGGCCTTGGAATCCGCGCATCGATCGATAGCCGGGACAGATTTAGCGAGCCAATTTAACCGCGATCGGCTGAACGCTTCCATTTACTATCTTCAGGCATGTCTTGGTGAGCAAGTCCCATTTGAGGAATATGTCTTAAACACCATGGGCGCTGCCCCAAAACGTTTTTCGGAATTGCAACTAGTTGAATCTTTCGCACAAGTCAACGAACTCTTAGGGGAAATCGGGCTGAGATTTTCTAGTGAATACAAAGAAGCATATCAAAAGCAATGTTTGATTAGCGATAAAAGCAGCGTCAAGGAGAAAATCAATCAACAGTTGGGAAAATGGCTAAATCATCTCAGCAAACATATTACAGTCCCGGAATTAGATCACGTTTCCGTATCGTTTGCGGACGTTGATGCCTACTGGTCAAATTGGGTGAATGGCTCGGTCAGAGATGGTTTTGAGCTACGGGTTAATCTTCATCCACGGGTCAAATATCTCAAGGGTGCACCATCCTTGCTTGCCGCCCATGAATATTGTGGCCATTTGGTGCAGGTACAGCAATGGGCCTTAAATATGGCTCATGGGACGATCGAGCCAAGCTACGGCTTTAGCACCGTCCACAGCCCAGAAGCCTTCATGATGGAAGGTTTAGCCGATGTCTTAGTTTATATTCTCGTTGATGATGCCGAATTGGATTTTGATGAGCAACTAGCGCGACAACTATCGTGGCATTCGCGGTTATTGAGTAATAACATTCATTATTTGATTAACACTGGCCACAGCTTTCGGGATGTGTTTGCGTATTATCGAAAATATGCGCCATTTGCGGAAGACGTAACGATCGAAAGTAGCATTCGTGATCGCAGCAATGACCCACTTGGACGAACGTACCAATATGTCTATGGCATTGCGTTAGATTACTTTCGGCAGGTTTTTGAAGGGCAACCCGATCGCGTGGCCGAATTTCTCCCAAAACTTTATCAGCGACCCTACACCAAAACTCAACTGGATCAACTATTTGGACTCAATGACCGCTAGACCGCATCACAGCGAATTTCCAACTGAAATCCATCGGGGTCATAGAAGTAAATGCCGCGTCCAGTGGGTCGGCTGACCGGGCCATGATCAATCAGCACATTGTGATGGTGTAAAACTTCTACGGCTGAGTCAAACAGCTCTGGCGCAATGTCAAATGCCAGATGATTCGCACGGGTGAATTGCTGTTTTGGGTCGGCATGGGGTGGTGCGAGTTCTGGTTCACCAAACAAATCAAGAATTAGACCATCCGGTAGACGAAAATTTGCCACCTTACCCGCTGCGACAAGATCTTTTAATGTGCTCGGCACTTCATCACCAGTAAGTTCATGGAGTCCCAGCACTTGGCCGTAGAATTGGCGTGATCGCCCCATATCTTGAACATTCAATGCAATGTGATGGATGGCCCGGAGAGTACCGATACCGATCGTCGGTTTGGGTGCAGTGTTTGTCATAGGAACAGCGGGTGGCGCACTTGATTTTCCTCATTGTAGGAGAAACGGCATTGCTTAGGAGAGACGGCTGGTTCACCGAGATTCTAAATCTCCGCTAAAGATTTATCGGAATGAGTCGGCATATCGGTGAAGTATTTCTACTATGGAGCAATAAGGATATTTTTGGATTTTTATGGTTGCTACAGCAGTGCGGAATCGGTTGCGGATTAAGGTTGATGGTGAACAGTTGCGGCTTTCTTGGCGGCGGGGTCAGGATGAGGATGCACGGTCAGCAAGTCCAGTCGATTTTGCACATCCGTTCGACCAAGCTGCATTGGATGAGCTGCGGTGGTATTTAGAACAGTATTTGCAGTTTCCCTATGGGCTGGAGCCAGAGCGGGCGGGACGGCTAGAGCAGCAGATGCAAGTTTGGGGACGGCAATTATTTGATTTGGTGTTTCGCGGTAGTGAAAAAGCGCGGGACTTTTTTCAAGAAGCAACCCGATCGGGACTCGACACCTGTGAGTTGGCGGTGTCCTGTGATAACCCAGCGGTGCTAAATCTGCCGTGGGAGCTGCTGTACAACGAGGACTATGGTTATCTTGCGCCGCTACTGGGTGGCATGTCGCGCAGTCTAAATAGTCAGGCGGTGCGATCGGAGATGCCAGAGATGCCGCAGGATCGGCTAAATATTTTGCTGGTAATTGCGCGGCCCTATGGGGAGCGGGATATTCCCTTGGGTACGGTATCGCGACCTGTCCTAGAGGCGCTGAAGCCGTTGGGCGATCGAGTGTTTCTGAAGATTTTGCGCCCGCCGAGTTTTGCGGCATTTGAGCAGGAGCTAAATGCCCATAAGGGCTTCTATCACATTGTGCATTTTGATGGGCATGGGACGTTTGATCCAAATGCTCAGGGGATGCGATCGAGCTTTGGCTCAATGGGACAAGGGGTACTTGTGTTTGAGCAACGCGACGGTAGTGAGGAGATTGTGACGGCGGAGCGGATTGCTCAGAATTTGCAGGATTGTCGGGTACCGATCTTTTTATTGAATGCTTGTAAGTCGGGACAGGCTGGAGAGGAGGAGTTTTCGTCAGTGGCGGGGCAGCTCGTGCGACTGGGGGCAAAATCGGTGGTGGCGATGGCTTATTCCGTGTATGCAGTGGCGGCACGGGAGTTTATTGGGCGGTTGTATCAGGAATTGGTAAATGGGGCGACGGTTTCAGCGGCGGTGGCAGCGGGACGACGACAGGTGTTGAATCAGGCAAAGCGTCCGAGTCCGAAGGGGGATCTATCGTTGCAGGATTGGCTGGTGCCGGTGTTATATCAGCAGGCAAGGTATGCACCGTTTAAACCGCAGGAGCGCAAGCTGGGTTTAGAGGCAATGCTAGAAGGTCAGGCGACAGAACCGGAAGCTCCAGCGTTGGTAGCGGTGCCGGATGAAAGTGCTTATGGCTTTATTGGGCGGGATTATGACTTGCTGCGGTTGGAACGAGCATTTCGACAGAGTCATGTGGCGTTGCTGCGGGGGATGGGCGGCGTTGGGAAGACAGAACTGGCCTGTGGTTGGGCGCGGTGGCTAATGCGGACGCAGGGCCGGGAGCAGGTGTTTTTTACCTCCTTTGAGCGGGGGGCGGGTCTGCAACAGGTGGTGAATCAGATTGGCCGATCGTTGATGGGCGATCGGTTTAGTCAGTTTTCCTTTGAGCAGCAGCGCGGGGCAGTGGAGCAGTATCTCCAGCAGAATCGGTGTTTGTTGATTTGGGATAACTTTGAGCCGGTGAATGGCTTCCCGGCGGGAAATCCACCGTTGCTGAATGAGGCGGAACGGGCGGATCTCAAATCGTTTCTGAAGGCGCTGCGAGGTGGGCAGAGCTGGGTGCTGATTACTAGTCGGCGGGAGGAAGCCTGGCTGGACTGTGGCTATCAGCTGCTGAATTTAGCCGGTTTTAATCAGCTTGATGCGGCGGAGTTTGCGGCGCAGGTATTGGCCCAGGCGGGGGTGGATCGATCCAAGTTGTCGAGTGACTATGTGGCGCTGCTGAAGCTGCTAGGCGGACATCCGTTTGCGTTGCGAGTGGTGTTGCCGAAGTTGGCACGGCAGGCGGCGGGGGAAGTGCTGGCGTCACTGCGGCAGGGATTAGCTGAGGTAGATACGACGGAGGAGGGACGCGACAAGTCGTTGACAGCTTCGTTGGATTATTCGTTTGCCGGATTATCGGCGCGGGCACGGCAGCATTTACCGTTTTTGGGCCTGTTCGTACAGCGGGTGAATACAAATTGGCTGAGTGCGTTTTCTAAAGATGCGGAGGATGACTTTGGGCAGG
Proteins encoded in this region:
- the pgr5 gene encoding cyclic electron transport protein PGR5; translation: MFAPIVLLVAQVLGRKELNQMRGKAIAAHSKVITKVCNRFGIDTKSRQSMIRTARDNGKKLGLLA
- a CDS encoding VOC family protein; this translates as MTNTAPKPTIGIGTLRAIHHIALNVQDMGRSRQFYGQVLGLHELTGDEVPSTLKDLVAAGKVANFRLPDGLILDLFGEPELAPPHADPKQQFTRANHLAFDIAPELFDSAVEVLHHHNVLIDHGPVSRPTGRGIYFYDPDGFQLEIRCDAV
- a CDS encoding CHAT domain-containing tetratricopeptide repeat protein, with the protein product MVATAVRNRLRIKVDGEQLRLSWRRGQDEDARSASPVDFAHPFDQAALDELRWYLEQYLQFPYGLEPERAGRLEQQMQVWGRQLFDLVFRGSEKARDFFQEATRSGLDTCELAVSCDNPAVLNLPWELLYNEDYGYLAPLLGGMSRSLNSQAVRSEMPEMPQDRLNILLVIARPYGERDIPLGTVSRPVLEALKPLGDRVFLKILRPPSFAAFEQELNAHKGFYHIVHFDGHGTFDPNAQGMRSSFGSMGQGVLVFEQRDGSEEIVTAERIAQNLQDCRVPIFLLNACKSGQAGEEEFSSVAGQLVRLGAKSVVAMAYSVYAVAAREFIGRLYQELVNGATVSAAVAAGRRQVLNQAKRPSPKGDLSLQDWLVPVLYQQARYAPFKPQERKLGLEAMLEGQATEPEAPALVAVPDESAYGFIGRDYDLLRLERAFRQSHVALLRGMGGVGKTELACGWARWLMRTQGREQVFFTSFERGAGLQQVVNQIGRSLMGDRFSQFSFEQQRGAVEQYLQQNRCLLIWDNFEPVNGFPAGNPPLLNEAERADLKSFLKALRGGQSWVLITSRREEAWLDCGYQLLNLAGFNQLDAAEFAAQVLAQAGVDRSKLSSDYVALLKLLGGHPFALRVVLPKLARQAAGEVLASLRQGLAEVDTTEEGRDKSLTASLDYSFAGLSARARQHLPFLGLFVQRVNTNWLSAFSKDAEDDFGQAYQAVFGENLDKAAWDAVLEEAVAAGIVERWGDGIYQIHPALPWFLRQRLDTSESPPALNSGGEPSPAVSQLEQQLMMFYVMLAENYRNRLVDNAQLAMFVLQVEEPNLLQQLRLAEQQAAWSEVQFLLQALGEMYQRIGRKPELAALRDRVLSYVGEHLADARAKGRDAFDLWMYARGGNANEALQVGNLEVAKAIFQEILTELASLDDDTVLGKIAALYHNLGMVAQEQRDFDAAVQYYQKALKIKEDAGDAYNAASDYHQLGMVAQEQRDFDAAVQYYQKALKIYEDAGDAYNAADEYHNLGMVAQEQRDFDAAVQYYQKALKIYEDAGDAYNAADEYHNLGMVAQEQRDFDAAVQYYQKALKIKEDAGDAYNAASDYHQLGMVAQEQRDFDAAVQYYQKALKIYEDAGDAYNAADEYHNLG